One segment of Erigeron canadensis isolate Cc75 chromosome 2, C_canadensis_v1, whole genome shotgun sequence DNA contains the following:
- the LOC122586657 gene encoding uncharacterized protein LOC122586657, whose protein sequence is MFRFRPCGFRHYSTAVTPIACNRNSNHFIVDYLMNTFLFSKQDAISMSSKGIFPHPKSTAKYESVVNTFKNYGLNNTQIKDIIFYAPHILTCKPHKTLQPKLRVFQELGLSGSDLVSLVKSNPVIFKCGLHTRIIPGLDLLKRLVGGSDENVIQVVKNFRWFYASNSRMNRLSTNASILRNVGLLNQINHIHFVLLNTDKLTRISANVTLLRRYGVPDVKISKLLVQHPMRMQKEPGLFESKMEYVERNLGISRHEPMFIHALVKVMYRGDSEIEKKKLIFRSFGWSDDEIGALIRAQPSCLDQSEAYLSEKLNFFKKDLNCKPLYLMGCTCFWTLSLEKRLKPRYEVYKILKQKELVKDIPAFYTIVQYPESKFIRFLKKFESKVPNLCETYVNSIQMLKAK, encoded by the coding sequence ATGTTCCGATTCCGGCCATGTGGTTTTCGTCACTACTCTACCGCCGTTACACCAATCGCCTGCAATCGGAATTCCAATCATTTCATAGTTGATTACCTCATGAACACTTTCCTCTTCTCCAAACAAGACGCCATTTCCATGTCTTCAAAAGGTATATTTCCCCATCCCAAATCCACTGCTAAGTATGAATCAGTTGTTAATACTTTCAAGAATTACGGTTTAAACAATACCCAGATTAAAGATATCATTTTTTATGCTCCACATATCCTCACTTGCAAACCCCACAAAACCCTTCAACCAAAATTAAGGGTTTTTCAAGAACTCGGCTTATCCGGGTCGGATCTTGTTAGTCTTGTTAAAAGTAACCCGGTCATATTCAAATGTGGGTTACATACCCGGATCATTCCCGGGCTTGATCTTTTGAAAAGATTAGTGGGAGGTAGTGATGAAAATGTGATTCAAGTTGTTAAGAATTTTAGATGGTTTTATGCATCAAATTCTAGGATGAATAGACTGTCGACGAATGCATCAATACTTCGAAACGTAGGATTGTTAAATCAAATTAACCATATACATTTTGTGCTGCTTAACACCGATAAGCTTACAAGAATATCTGCAAATGTTACTTTATTGAGACGATATGGTGTACCGGATGTGAAAATTTCAAAGTTGTTGGTCCAACATCCTATGCGTATGCAGAAAGAACCGGGACTGTTTGAAAGTAAGATGGAATACGTTGAACGTAATTTGGGTATTTCTCGTCATGAACCGATGTTTATTCATGCGTTAGTTAAGGTTATGTATCGTGGTGACTCTGAAATAGAGAAGAAGAAACTAATTTTTAGGAGTTTTGGTTGGTCTGATGACGAAATAGGTGCATTGATTAGAGCTCAACCTTCTTGTTTAGATCAATCAGAAGCTTACCTTAGTGAAAAGTTGAATTTTTTCAAGAAAGATTTAAATTGTAAGCCCTTGTATCTAATGGGTTGTACGTGTTTTTGGACGTTGAGTCTAGAGAAACGACTGAAACCCAGGTATGAAGTTTATAAAATCTTGAAACAGAAGGAGCTGGTTAAAGATATACCGGCGTTTTATACAATTGTACAGTATCCAGAGTCAAAGTTTATCCGTTTCTTGAAGAAGTTTGAGAGTAAG